The Trinickia acidisoli genome includes a window with the following:
- a CDS encoding type II and III secretion system protein family protein: MTRGWFILVLACFAFAARASEPLTVTAGAGAVVKLPEPAVAVFVADPDVADIHVPTPGAIFVVGKKEGQTTLFALGRDNRVILREAVTVKRDLGRLDTLLHDRFPHLKLTLASAPGSLMVSGNVDTASDVDAIVRTLTPALTDKDTLINHLVLAQPTQVYLRVRMVEVDRNVTQQLGVNWNAAGSIGNFVVGLMSGRTIQDPTTGAYQLPTTAATSVLSGFKTANSSVQNMIDALDQDGLLTVLAEPNLTVLSGQTASFLAGGEFPIPIAQQQGTISVEFKPFGVSLAFTPTVLADDRISLKVRPEVSEIDPTTTVTTNSITVPGLSIRRVETTVELASGQSFAIGGLLQDETRDIISQLPGLGKLPILGRLFSSKDYQNNKTELVVIVTPYLVHPASPAQMSTPLDSVLTPSTDVETILQRKTGLDPMDGKTPRLVGAAGFIY; encoded by the coding sequence ATGACGCGCGGGTGGTTCATCCTCGTGCTCGCTTGCTTCGCTTTTGCAGCGCGAGCGTCCGAGCCGTTGACGGTCACCGCCGGCGCGGGCGCCGTCGTGAAATTGCCGGAACCTGCCGTCGCGGTGTTCGTCGCCGATCCCGACGTCGCCGACATTCACGTTCCCACGCCGGGCGCCATCTTCGTCGTCGGCAAGAAGGAAGGCCAAACGACGCTGTTCGCGCTCGGCCGCGACAACCGCGTGATTCTGCGCGAGGCGGTGACGGTCAAGCGCGACTTGGGCCGCCTCGATACGCTGCTTCATGACAGGTTTCCGCATTTGAAGCTCACGCTCGCGTCGGCGCCGGGCTCGCTGATGGTATCGGGCAATGTCGATACCGCCTCCGATGTCGATGCGATCGTGCGCACGCTGACACCCGCGCTGACCGATAAAGACACGCTCATCAATCACCTCGTGCTCGCGCAGCCCACACAGGTTTACCTGCGCGTGCGCATGGTCGAGGTCGATCGCAACGTGACCCAGCAACTCGGGGTGAACTGGAATGCGGCCGGCAGCATCGGCAATTTCGTCGTCGGCCTGATGAGCGGGCGCACCATCCAAGACCCGACGACAGGCGCCTATCAACTGCCGACAACTGCCGCCACCAGCGTGCTCAGCGGCTTCAAGACAGCCAACTCGTCGGTGCAGAACATGATCGACGCACTCGATCAAGACGGGCTGCTCACCGTGCTCGCCGAACCGAATTTGACCGTGCTCTCGGGCCAAACGGCAAGCTTCCTTGCCGGCGGCGAGTTTCCGATTCCAATCGCTCAGCAGCAAGGCACGATCAGCGTCGAATTCAAGCCGTTCGGCGTCTCGCTCGCCTTCACGCCGACGGTGCTCGCCGACGATCGAATCAGCCTGAAGGTACGGCCGGAAGTCAGCGAGATCGACCCGACCACGACCGTCACCACGAACTCGATCACCGTGCCTGGGCTGTCGATTCGTCGCGTCGAAACAACCGTCGAACTCGCGAGCGGGCAAAGCTTCGCCATCGGAGGCCTGTTGCAAGACGAAACGCGCGACATCATTTCGCAGTTGCCGGGCCTGGGCAAGCTGCCGATCCTCGGCCGCTTGTTTTCGTCGAAGGACTACCAGAACAACAAGACCGAACTCGTCGTCATCGTCACGCCGTACCTCGTGCATCCGGCCTCCCCCGCGCAAATGAGCACGCCGCTCGACAGCGTGCTGACGCCGAGCACCGACGTCGAAACGATCTTGCAACGCAAGACGGGCCTCGATCCGATGGACGGCAAGACCC
- the cpaB gene encoding Flp pilus assembly protein CpaB, whose amino-acid sequence MSSTVKLALLVALAVVSAIVLRALFIAASAHPSMPSVQQRVRVAAADLPAGLLLRSSDLAWKELPPGQTVPAQAVRQNDPATPDVAGAVMLRPIAAGTPITAKDVVFPTAPGFLAAALKPDMRAVSVAIDDVSGNAGLIEPGDYVDLILTQNLSDKVQSPRMSVASETIVDHVRVLAVGSAFTRPKDDGSTDNAHARTVTLEVTPRMAEVVAISARLGTLSLALRSFATLVRSASGVHTDHDDTIDAPAPVWAGDVSRAVRALPNSPNADALSARVSNGTTVLVYRGSSHGDSEATAAQPSSPGAANAAPHVPPVRVDLPAGDGGSPPIAAQSAPINGSNP is encoded by the coding sequence ATGTCGAGCACAGTGAAGCTGGCGCTGCTAGTTGCACTCGCCGTCGTCTCGGCGATCGTGCTTCGAGCGCTGTTCATCGCCGCGTCGGCCCACCCCAGCATGCCGAGCGTGCAGCAGCGCGTGCGCGTTGCCGCGGCCGATCTTCCCGCCGGCCTGCTGCTGCGCAGCAGCGACCTCGCGTGGAAGGAGTTGCCGCCGGGACAAACCGTGCCCGCGCAGGCAGTGCGTCAAAACGATCCCGCGACGCCCGACGTCGCCGGCGCCGTCATGTTGCGCCCCATCGCGGCGGGCACACCGATCACGGCGAAGGACGTCGTGTTCCCCACGGCGCCCGGCTTTCTCGCCGCCGCGCTCAAGCCCGACATGCGCGCCGTATCGGTCGCGATCGACGATGTCTCGGGCAACGCGGGCCTCATCGAGCCCGGCGATTATGTCGATCTGATCCTCACACAGAACCTCAGCGACAAAGTGCAATCTCCGCGCATGTCGGTCGCAAGCGAGACGATCGTCGACCACGTGCGCGTGCTCGCGGTGGGATCGGCCTTCACACGTCCGAAGGACGACGGCTCGACGGACAACGCGCATGCCCGCACGGTCACGCTCGAAGTGACGCCGCGCATGGCCGAAGTCGTCGCGATCTCGGCGCGTCTGGGTACGCTGTCCCTCGCGCTGCGCAGCTTTGCGACGCTCGTGCGCAGCGCGTCCGGCGTTCATACGGATCACGACGACACCATCGACGCGCCGGCGCCGGTATGGGCCGGAGACGTTTCGCGCGCGGTGCGCGCGCTTCCGAACTCACCGAACGCCGACGCCCTGAGTGCGCGCGTGTCGAACGGGACGACCGTGCTCGTCTATCGCGGCTCGAGCCACGGCGATTCCGAAGCGACGGCGGCGCAACCATCGTCGCCGGGGGCCGCCAACGCGGCGCCGCACGTGCCGCCCGTTCGCGTCGACCTGCCGGCAGGCGACGGCGGTTCTCCGCCGATCGCCGCGCAAAGTGCGCCAATCAACGGATCGAACCCATGA
- a CDS encoding A24 family peptidase has translation MVSNAIGYAGCALLLALAYTDLQARRLPNPLVAAFGALYVAHAWLGAVSYSAFAQHVVAALVVFVCGAALYVADRIGGGDVKLASALAFWIGPHGAVPALVFVSITGSVVAVAGLIADRLAPAAAPLPLIGSTLRLVSARRGVPYGVALAACGVIALLPRSFVIG, from the coding sequence GTGGTGTCGAACGCAATCGGCTATGCCGGCTGCGCTCTGCTGCTCGCGCTCGCCTATACGGATCTACAAGCACGACGTTTGCCGAATCCGCTCGTCGCGGCGTTCGGCGCGCTCTACGTCGCGCATGCTTGGCTTGGTGCCGTTTCGTATAGCGCGTTCGCACAGCACGTGGTGGCGGCGCTCGTCGTGTTCGTCTGCGGGGCGGCGCTGTATGTCGCCGATCGTATCGGCGGCGGCGACGTCAAGCTCGCGAGCGCACTGGCGTTTTGGATCGGTCCGCACGGTGCGGTGCCGGCGCTCGTGTTCGTCTCGATCACGGGTTCCGTCGTCGCCGTCGCGGGGCTGATCGCGGATCGCCTAGCGCCGGCAGCGGCGCCGCTGCCCTTGATCGGCTCGACGCTTCGACTCGTATCGGCACGGCGCGGCGTGCCCTACGGGGTCGCGCTCGCCGCCTGCGGTGTCATCGCCTTGCTGCCGCGCTCTTTCGTCATCGGATAA
- a CDS encoding Flp family type IVb pilin: MRKLLQSLQGLQRDELGVSSMEYAVLAGIIVVAVVAAGSVLSNTTNGLPGLFTNLLTTVNAAAQGTTKSGS; this comes from the coding sequence ATGCGTAAACTCCTCCAAAGCCTCCAAGGTCTTCAACGCGACGAACTCGGCGTGAGCTCGATGGAATATGCCGTGCTCGCCGGCATCATCGTCGTGGCGGTCGTCGCCGCGGGGAGCGTCCTGTCCAACACGACCAACGGCCTGCCCGGACTCTTCACCAATCTCCTCACCACGGTCAATGCGGCCGCCCAAGGCACCACCAAGTCCGGCAGCTAA
- a CDS encoding helix-turn-helix transcriptional regulator has translation MNQYGTTDADTDVSNFLVYGDAELDSTADAPIDDDAPDGQRLAGIAHDLAKVGSAQARHALLRPALRAAGFESLCYMRVSRIGDTINRLVYFNAFSPTGWAQRYLRERFYDIDARLAYSCRHEWPMLWDLSSISSAAAVAGMSQNGGATNTTAAARTERFATAARDAGMLSGVSFGLGTPDALDTCVVMFASSQQSKARLPDMAIGHAYALAVGLHEFLALRAPQIHRPAYTTELSDIQRSILELVTLGMNDKDIAERLGTSHHNVDYYLRQLKKLYHATNRVQLAYIAGRVLGTPDACRGANS, from the coding sequence ATGAATCAGTACGGCACGACCGATGCAGATACCGATGTTTCGAACTTCCTTGTCTACGGCGACGCTGAACTCGACAGCACCGCCGATGCGCCCATCGACGACGATGCCCCCGACGGGCAGCGTCTTGCCGGCATCGCGCACGACCTGGCGAAGGTCGGCTCGGCGCAAGCACGGCACGCCCTGCTTCGTCCGGCGCTGCGCGCGGCCGGTTTCGAATCGCTGTGCTATATGCGCGTCTCGCGCATCGGCGATACGATCAACCGGCTCGTCTACTTCAACGCTTTCTCGCCGACCGGATGGGCGCAACGTTATTTGCGCGAACGCTTCTACGACATCGACGCCCGCCTCGCCTATTCGTGCCGCCACGAATGGCCCATGTTGTGGGATCTTTCGTCGATCTCGTCGGCGGCGGCGGTCGCCGGCATGAGCCAGAACGGCGGCGCAACGAACACGACGGCGGCCGCGCGCACCGAGCGCTTCGCAACAGCGGCACGCGATGCCGGCATGCTCTCGGGCGTCTCCTTTGGCCTCGGCACACCCGACGCACTGGACACGTGCGTCGTCATGTTCGCCAGCTCTCAGCAGTCGAAGGCAAGGCTTCCCGACATGGCAATCGGCCACGCCTATGCGCTCGCCGTCGGTCTGCACGAGTTCCTCGCGTTGCGTGCTCCGCAGATTCATCGCCCCGCCTACACGACCGAATTGAGCGACATCCAGCGCTCGATTCTCGAGCTCGTCACGCTCGGCATGAACGACAAGGACATCGCGGAACGGCTCGGTACGTCGCATCACAACGTCGACTACTACCTGCGCCAACTCAAGAAGCTCTACCACGCCACCAATCGCGTCCAGCTCGCCTATATCGCCGGACGCGTGCTCGGTACGCCTGACGCGTGCCGCGGCGCAAATTCGTAG
- a CDS encoding LysR family transcriptional regulator produces MRLRHIEVLRAIMVTGSISGAGDLLHVSQPVVSRTLQHAEQQAGFKFFERVRGRLVPTSELITIYPDVEQVFAAVEKLRYTSATVRRQGGAPLRLAVTPSLANSVLPRAVERMIDAHPDAAFELATLHTNEVVDALRAGTVDLGICLSPPAVPGIETHLLAKGQMVLATPTSWPRLLRHNAPLSELGYLADRPFIRLHDGTPLGSIIGQRLQHASMGLRANIVVQTYAIARALVTQGVGYALLDTFTAVAGGPGELHAYLLSPELEFEVRLLGTSKSLAGPFADSLIASVVSAADELCDAFAASISEYKVSLA; encoded by the coding sequence ATGCGACTACGTCATATCGAAGTATTGAGGGCGATCATGGTCACCGGCTCGATCAGCGGTGCGGGAGACTTGCTGCATGTCTCGCAGCCCGTCGTCTCGCGCACGCTGCAGCACGCGGAGCAGCAGGCGGGGTTCAAATTCTTCGAGCGCGTACGTGGCAGGCTCGTACCGACCAGCGAGTTGATAACGATCTACCCCGACGTCGAGCAAGTCTTCGCCGCCGTCGAAAAGCTGCGCTATACGTCGGCAACGGTGCGCCGCCAAGGTGGCGCGCCACTACGGCTGGCCGTGACGCCGAGCCTGGCGAACAGCGTCTTGCCGCGGGCGGTGGAGCGGATGATCGACGCCCATCCCGACGCGGCGTTCGAGCTTGCGACGCTGCATACGAACGAAGTGGTGGACGCGCTGCGCGCCGGCACCGTCGATCTCGGTATTTGCCTGTCGCCACCGGCCGTGCCGGGCATCGAGACACATCTGCTCGCCAAAGGGCAGATGGTGCTCGCCACGCCGACGTCCTGGCCGCGCCTGCTGCGGCATAACGCGCCGCTCAGCGAACTCGGCTATCTTGCCGATCGGCCGTTCATTCGCCTGCATGACGGCACGCCGCTCGGCTCGATCATCGGCCAGCGGCTGCAACATGCGAGCATGGGTCTGCGGGCGAACATCGTAGTGCAAACCTACGCGATTGCGCGCGCGCTCGTGACGCAGGGGGTCGGCTACGCGCTGCTCGATACGTTCACCGCGGTGGCCGGCGGGCCGGGCGAACTGCATGCCTATTTGCTTTCGCCAGAGCTCGAGTTCGAGGTGAGGCTGCTCGGGACGAGCAAGTCGCTCGCCGGGCCGTTTGCCGATTCGTTGATCGCCAGCGTCGTATCGGCCGCCGACGAGCTGTGCGACGCGTTCGCGGCGAGCATCAGCGAGTACAAGGTCAGCCTCGCGTAA